The Micromonospora sp. NBC_01740 genome includes a window with the following:
- the nirD gene encoding nitrite reductase small subunit NirD codes for MPNPTRTWTPVCPLDRLDPDRGVAALVDGVQVALFRTADGLFALDNRDPVSGAYVLSRGIVGSRGGVPTVASPLHKQVYDLRTGVCLDLPGVAAPRHDVRCRDGLVEVRLRQEE; via the coding sequence ATGCCCAACCCGACGCGCACCTGGACGCCGGTCTGCCCGCTCGACCGGCTGGACCCCGACCGGGGCGTCGCCGCGCTCGTCGACGGCGTGCAGGTGGCTCTCTTCCGCACCGCCGACGGGCTGTTCGCCCTCGACAACCGCGACCCGGTCTCCGGGGCGTACGTGCTGTCGCGGGGAATCGTCGGCAGCCGGGGCGGGGTGCCGACGGTCGCCTCGCCCCTGCACAAGCAGGTGTACGACCTGCGCACCGGGGTCTGCCTGGACCTGCCCGGCGTCGCCGCTCCCCGGCACGACGTGCGCTGCCGGGACGGCCTGGTCGAGGTGCGGCTGCGACAGGAGGAGTGA